The Acinonyx jubatus isolate Ajub_Pintada_27869175 chromosome D1, VMU_Ajub_asm_v1.0, whole genome shotgun sequence genome includes a window with the following:
- the AKIP1 gene encoding A-kinase-interacting protein 1 isoform X4: protein MENCLAAAALNGVDRRALQRTARLGQEVLERAKRRAVDWHSRELPQSSVGVTSREQPDRERRPAAGPQRLLPGEREERQPTLSASFRTMAEFMDYTSSQCGKYYSSVLEDGGAAHVSRYHRRKSELHLCCDGRNGQRKDTSLGLGVISHASECALQACQQPAENISKDLYIEVYPGTYSVTVGANDLTKTHVVAVDSGQSVDLVFAV, encoded by the exons ATGGAGAACTGTTTGGCGGCCGCGGCGCTGAACGGGGTGGACCGACGTGCCCTGCAGCGCACGGCTAGGCTGGGTCAAGAAGTGCTGGAGCGGGCCAAGAGGAGGGCGGTGGACTGGCATTCGCGGGAGCTCCCCCAAAGCAGCGTGGGGGTCACTTCCCGGGAACAGCCTGACCGAGAAAGACGGCCAGCAGCCGGCCCCCAGCGCCTTCTCCCGGGAGAG agagaagaaagacaacCAACCCTCAGTGCTTCCTTCAGAACAATGGCAGAATTCATGGACTATACTTCAAGTCAGTGTGGG AAATATTATTCATCTGTACTGGAGGATGGAGGGGCAGCCCACGTCTCTCGTTATCACAGAAGGAAGTCGGAACTGCATTTGTGCTGTGACGGGAGGAATGGTCAG AGAAAAGACACCTCTCTTGGTCTTGGAGTCATCTCTCACGCATCAGAGTGTGCTCTACAGGCCTGTCAGCAGCCT GCTGAAAACATCTCTAAGGACCTCTACATAGAAGTATATCCAGGGACCTATTCCGTCACTGTGGGTGCAAATGATTTAACCAAGACTCACGTGGTAGCAGTGGACTCAGGACAAAGTGTGGACTTGGTCTTCGCCGTATGA
- the AKIP1 gene encoding A-kinase-interacting protein 1 isoform X1 — MACCAGAGFSRSSLPSPTQGCAHAPGKGDMENCLAAAALNGVDRRALQRTARLGQEVLERAKRRAVDWHSRELPQSSVGVTSREQPDRERRPAAGPQRLLPGEREERQPTLSASFRTMAEFMDYTSSQCGKYYSSVLEDGGAAHVSRYHRRKSELHLCCDGRNGQRKDTSLGLGVISHASECALQACQQPAENISKDLYIEVYPGTYSVTVGANDLTKTHVVAVDSGQSVDLVFAV, encoded by the exons ATGGCCTGCTGCGCCGGCGCCGGGTTCTCCAGGTCCAGCCTTCCCTCTCCAACACAGGGCTGTGCGCATGCGCCTGGAAAG GGAGATATGGAGAACTGTTTGGCGGCCGCGGCGCTGAACGGGGTGGACCGACGTGCCCTGCAGCGCACGGCTAGGCTGGGTCAAGAAGTGCTGGAGCGGGCCAAGAGGAGGGCGGTGGACTGGCATTCGCGGGAGCTCCCCCAAAGCAGCGTGGGGGTCACTTCCCGGGAACAGCCTGACCGAGAAAGACGGCCAGCAGCCGGCCCCCAGCGCCTTCTCCCGGGAGAG agagaagaaagacaacCAACCCTCAGTGCTTCCTTCAGAACAATGGCAGAATTCATGGACTATACTTCAAGTCAGTGTGGG AAATATTATTCATCTGTACTGGAGGATGGAGGGGCAGCCCACGTCTCTCGTTATCACAGAAGGAAGTCGGAACTGCATTTGTGCTGTGACGGGAGGAATGGTCAG AGAAAAGACACCTCTCTTGGTCTTGGAGTCATCTCTCACGCATCAGAGTGTGCTCTACAGGCCTGTCAGCAGCCT GCTGAAAACATCTCTAAGGACCTCTACATAGAAGTATATCCAGGGACCTATTCCGTCACTGTGGGTGCAAATGATTTAACCAAGACTCACGTGGTAGCAGTGGACTCAGGACAAAGTGTGGACTTGGTCTTCGCCGTATGA
- the AKIP1 gene encoding A-kinase-interacting protein 1 isoform X2: MRLERRGDMENCLAAAALNGVDRRALQRTARLGQEVLERAKRRAVDWHSRELPQSSVGVTSREQPDRERRPAAGPQRLLPGEREERQPTLSASFRTMAEFMDYTSSQCGKYYSSVLEDGGAAHVSRYHRRKSELHLCCDGRNGQRKDTSLGLGVISHASECALQACQQPAENISKDLYIEVYPGTYSVTVGANDLTKTHVVAVDSGQSVDLVFAV, from the exons ATGCGCCTGGAAAGGCGA GGAGATATGGAGAACTGTTTGGCGGCCGCGGCGCTGAACGGGGTGGACCGACGTGCCCTGCAGCGCACGGCTAGGCTGGGTCAAGAAGTGCTGGAGCGGGCCAAGAGGAGGGCGGTGGACTGGCATTCGCGGGAGCTCCCCCAAAGCAGCGTGGGGGTCACTTCCCGGGAACAGCCTGACCGAGAAAGACGGCCAGCAGCCGGCCCCCAGCGCCTTCTCCCGGGAGAG agagaagaaagacaacCAACCCTCAGTGCTTCCTTCAGAACAATGGCAGAATTCATGGACTATACTTCAAGTCAGTGTGGG AAATATTATTCATCTGTACTGGAGGATGGAGGGGCAGCCCACGTCTCTCGTTATCACAGAAGGAAGTCGGAACTGCATTTGTGCTGTGACGGGAGGAATGGTCAG AGAAAAGACACCTCTCTTGGTCTTGGAGTCATCTCTCACGCATCAGAGTGTGCTCTACAGGCCTGTCAGCAGCCT GCTGAAAACATCTCTAAGGACCTCTACATAGAAGTATATCCAGGGACCTATTCCGTCACTGTGGGTGCAAATGATTTAACCAAGACTCACGTGGTAGCAGTGGACTCAGGACAAAGTGTGGACTTGGTCTTCGCCGTATGA
- the AKIP1 gene encoding A-kinase-interacting protein 1 isoform X3: protein MACCAGAGFSRSSLPSPTQGCAHAPGKGDMENCLAAAALNGVDRRALQRTARLGQEVLERAKRRAVDWHSRELPQSSVGVTSREQPDRERRPAAGPQRLLPGEREERQPTLSASFRTMAEFMDYTSSQCGKYYSSVLEDGGAAHVSRYHRRKSELHLCCDGRNGQAENISKDLYIEVYPGTYSVTVGANDLTKTHVVAVDSGQSVDLVFAV, encoded by the exons ATGGCCTGCTGCGCCGGCGCCGGGTTCTCCAGGTCCAGCCTTCCCTCTCCAACACAGGGCTGTGCGCATGCGCCTGGAAAG GGAGATATGGAGAACTGTTTGGCGGCCGCGGCGCTGAACGGGGTGGACCGACGTGCCCTGCAGCGCACGGCTAGGCTGGGTCAAGAAGTGCTGGAGCGGGCCAAGAGGAGGGCGGTGGACTGGCATTCGCGGGAGCTCCCCCAAAGCAGCGTGGGGGTCACTTCCCGGGAACAGCCTGACCGAGAAAGACGGCCAGCAGCCGGCCCCCAGCGCCTTCTCCCGGGAGAG agagaagaaagacaacCAACCCTCAGTGCTTCCTTCAGAACAATGGCAGAATTCATGGACTATACTTCAAGTCAGTGTGGG AAATATTATTCATCTGTACTGGAGGATGGAGGGGCAGCCCACGTCTCTCGTTATCACAGAAGGAAGTCGGAACTGCATTTGTGCTGTGACGGGAGGAATGGTCAG GCTGAAAACATCTCTAAGGACCTCTACATAGAAGTATATCCAGGGACCTATTCCGTCACTGTGGGTGCAAATGATTTAACCAAGACTCACGTGGTAGCAGTGGACTCAGGACAAAGTGTGGACTTGGTCTTCGCCGTATGA